In Acidimicrobiales bacterium, the genomic window ATGAGGAGGTGAAGCCCGATGACCACCGCGCAGGAGCGAGCCGACCTGCTGAGCAAGATCGGGTTGGACGCGCAGAACAAAGCCGCGCTAGGTCGGGTGCTGGGGACCGGAAGCATTGGGCAGGCCACGGAGAGGGCCGATGGTCGGATGGAGGCGACAATCCGGATCCGGCCCGATGAGCTGAGCTGGGATCCCTCGATTCTGGTCATGCCCCATGGGGGTGATATCGAGCTCGAGCTCATCAACGATGACCTGAACACGCACTGCGCGCTCTTACCGAGCAATGGCGACAGGAAATTCATCTGGTTGGTGAACCATTCGCGAGGACGGGCGACCCTCAACCTTGACGGCCCGGGCTATTACTGGTTCAGCTCGCCCACCGGCAACGACGAAGGCCGGGGACTGACCGGGGCCATCGTCGTGCTGGGGGACGTTCCGCCGGAGGCTCGCCTCGACCGCCCCAACCAGCCACGGCCGTAGATAGGAGCAGGCAATGACCGTTGAATATGTGGACGCGGGCGAGGCCGTCGACCAGGGAACGCTGAACTACAAGACCCCGGGCGGGGATGTCGCGCCGCCGGTGGTCTCCAACGTCACCTACGAGCGCATTCTCAACGCCGGCTCGGAGCCACAGAACTGGCTCACCTACTACGGCGCCTATAACGGGCAGCGGTACAGCCCGCTGGATCAGATCAATACGGAGAACGTCAAGCGGATCGGCCCGGCTTGGGTCTTCCAGGCCGGCACGACCGGCATAATCGCGGGCGCGTCGACCTATTCGTTCGAGGCCGCCCCGGTCGTCGTCGACGGGGTCATGTTCCTCGCCGGCTGGGACGGCTGGGTCTGGGCCCTCAACGCGAAAACGGGTGTGGAGATCTGGCGATACAAGCACGCGATCCCCTACGACGTATCGCTGTGCTGCGGGAACGTGAACCGT contains:
- a CDS encoding MSMEG_3727 family PQQ-associated protein, yielding MTTAQERADLLSKIGLDAQNKAALGRVLGTGSIGQATERADGRMEATIRIRPDELSWDPSILVMPHGGDIELELINDDLNTHCALLPSNGDRKFIWLVNHSRGRATLNLDGPGYYWFSSPTGNDEGRGLTGAIVVLGDVPPEARLDRPNQPRP